A genomic region of Streptosporangium lutulentum contains the following coding sequences:
- a CDS encoding ABC transporter permease, with amino-acid sequence MLEAQIAETGADRMKPGSLWYDAWLELRGRVIFWLSAVILVIAVAMALFPGLFTGFGPNEGCNLRMSKKGPADAAVFGYDLQGCEYWSQIVHGTRASVMIGIAVTAFALLISIVLGLLAGYYGGVLDALISRLTDVFFGIPFVLGATVLLVAFPDHGIWAMTLVLVVLGWTTMTRLMRAQVIAVRDMDFVAAARMLGAGDRRIMFKHILPNAIAPVFVVAMLNVGNVIAGEATLDYLGVGLQYPEVSWGLQLNTAQVFFAEHPHLLVFPSLFLTATVLSFLLLGDVVRDALDPKLR; translated from the coding sequence GTGCTTGAGGCCCAGATCGCGGAGACCGGGGCGGACCGGATGAAGCCGGGATCGCTCTGGTACGACGCCTGGCTGGAACTGCGCGGCCGGGTGATCTTCTGGCTCTCGGCGGTGATCCTCGTGATCGCCGTCGCGATGGCCCTCTTTCCCGGCCTGTTCACGGGCTTCGGCCCGAACGAGGGCTGCAACCTGCGCATGTCGAAGAAGGGTCCCGCCGACGCGGCCGTGTTCGGCTACGACCTGCAGGGGTGCGAGTACTGGTCGCAGATCGTGCACGGCACCCGCGCCTCCGTCATGATCGGTATAGCGGTGACGGCCTTCGCGCTGCTCATCTCGATCGTGCTCGGCCTGCTCGCCGGTTACTACGGCGGCGTGCTGGACGCCCTCATCTCCCGGCTCACCGACGTGTTCTTCGGCATTCCCTTCGTCCTGGGCGCGACCGTCCTCCTGGTCGCCTTCCCCGACCACGGCATCTGGGCGATGACCCTGGTGCTGGTCGTGCTGGGCTGGACCACGATGACCCGTCTCATGCGCGCCCAGGTGATCGCGGTCCGCGACATGGACTTCGTGGCCGCCGCCCGGATGCTCGGCGCGGGCGACCGGCGGATCATGTTCAAGCACATCCTGCCCAACGCGATCGCCCCGGTCTTCGTGGTGGCCATGCTCAACGTGGGCAACGTCATCGCCGGTGAGGCGACCCTCGACTACCTGGGCGTGGGCCTGCAGTATCCCGAGGTCTCCTGGGGCCTGCAGCTCAACACGGCCCAGGTGTTCTTCGCCGAGCACCCCCACCTGCTCGTCTTCCCGTCGCTGTTCCTCACCGCGACGGTGCTCAGCTTCCTGCTGCTGGGCGACGTCGTCCGCGACGCCCTGGACCCCAAACTCCGCTGA
- a CDS encoding CPBP family intramembrane glutamic endopeptidase produces MRDPQDSQPAVMPHEPVGSSPRHFPPPPRPAPQIVPAPPGSRYDLMGRTPLHAWWRPVLGTVLVAVGFVAVGTAVIVGGGVIGMIAGAEMSGAGDQMFADPLIDLAINLLSIAAVLPVVYGVAVWIQRRPPGTLSSVLGRLRWRWMALCTGVAVCAAVLGQVATAATYAATGKDYGTLFDWAGWGLFLPALVVTLLLVPFQAAAEEYIFRGWLLQAFGAFFTSPWPGILLGAAGFTAMHGYTDWGILDVFTFGVLMGWLAVRTGGLEAAIGLHVINNALAFGFSGAAGDLDDALSQGSVPWQDMAGTVVQLGVFGIAVVILARRRGIATLSPRPAPSGPPVLS; encoded by the coding sequence ATGCGAGACCCACAGGACTCCCAGCCCGCGGTGATGCCCCACGAGCCGGTCGGCTCGTCTCCGCGCCACTTCCCGCCCCCGCCGCGGCCCGCGCCGCAGATCGTGCCCGCCCCGCCCGGCAGCCGTTACGACCTGATGGGCCGCACCCCCCTGCACGCCTGGTGGCGGCCCGTGCTGGGCACGGTCCTGGTCGCCGTGGGGTTCGTGGCGGTCGGGACCGCGGTCATCGTCGGCGGCGGGGTGATCGGCATGATCGCGGGCGCCGAGATGAGCGGCGCCGGCGATCAGATGTTCGCCGACCCGCTGATCGACCTGGCGATCAACCTGCTCTCGATCGCCGCCGTGCTCCCCGTCGTGTACGGCGTGGCGGTGTGGATCCAGCGGCGGCCGCCCGGCACGCTCTCCTCGGTCCTCGGACGCCTGCGGTGGCGCTGGATGGCCCTGTGCACGGGGGTGGCGGTCTGCGCCGCGGTTCTGGGCCAGGTCGCGACCGCCGCCACCTACGCCGCCACCGGGAAGGACTACGGCACCCTGTTCGACTGGGCGGGCTGGGGCCTCTTCCTGCCCGCCCTGGTCGTCACCCTGCTGCTGGTGCCCTTCCAGGCCGCCGCCGAGGAGTACATCTTCCGGGGCTGGCTGCTCCAGGCCTTCGGCGCGTTCTTCACCAGCCCCTGGCCGGGCATCCTGCTGGGCGCGGCCGGGTTCACCGCGATGCACGGGTACACCGACTGGGGCATCCTGGACGTCTTCACCTTCGGCGTGCTGATGGGCTGGCTGGCCGTGCGCACCGGCGGCCTGGAGGCCGCCATCGGCCTGCACGTGATCAACAACGCGCTGGCGTTCGGTTTCAGCGGCGCGGCCGGAGATCTGGACGACGCGCTGAGCCAGGGGTCCGTGCCCTGGCAGGACATGGCCGGCACGGTGGTGCAGCTCGGCGTCTTCGGGATCGCGGTGGTGATCCTGGCCAGGAGGCGGGGGATCGCGACGCTCTCCCCCCGGCCTGCGCCTTCCGGGCCGCCGGTCCTCTCGTGA
- a CDS encoding lipopolysaccharide biosynthesis protein: MDRLRADLRDPLFLQGYALMINTAITAVLGLGYWVLATRLYSASAFGEGQTTISVLRLFASLTGLAFVGALARFIPVAGRRTAEFVVRGYVIAGVAGLVAALGFLLTLPLWGPVYSNLGGFGPGLFFLVSVLVWTVFTLQDVTLAGLRKAVWVPVNSLAFGLVKMAMLVGLAFALPEGGLFGGIFISWIVPTALALIPINWFIFTVVIPRHVRETEESAANPPPLREVGRFLAGDFPGTLSVLLIVYLVPVMVAAWLNDPAMFGYFSIAHTLGCMIELLAANMAVSLTVEGSFNAARLAQSVRNALRRTFLIVGPIIAVVVAAAPLILNVFGPELSREGTPLLRLMALAVLPGTLIEIYLSMLRAQSRARRLAVVQIGMAMLVLASVAAIFPSTGIVGVGYGMLASQLLIALIILPGLRRVIKAGRPPQTSVA, encoded by the coding sequence ATGGATCGCCTGCGGGCGGACCTGCGCGACCCGCTGTTCCTCCAGGGCTACGCGCTGATGATCAATACGGCGATCACCGCCGTGCTCGGCCTGGGGTACTGGGTCCTGGCCACGCGTCTCTACTCGGCCTCCGCCTTCGGCGAGGGGCAGACCACGATCAGCGTGTTGCGCCTGTTCGCCTCGCTCACCGGGCTCGCGTTCGTCGGCGCCCTGGCCAGGTTCATTCCGGTGGCGGGCCGGCGCACCGCCGAGTTCGTCGTGCGCGGCTACGTGATCGCCGGAGTCGCCGGGCTGGTGGCCGCGCTCGGATTCCTGCTGACCCTCCCCCTCTGGGGACCGGTCTACAGCAACCTCGGCGGGTTCGGCCCGGGGCTGTTCTTCCTGGTCTCGGTCCTGGTCTGGACGGTCTTCACCCTTCAGGACGTGACGCTCGCCGGGCTGCGCAAGGCCGTCTGGGTGCCGGTGAACAGCCTGGCCTTCGGTCTGGTCAAGATGGCCATGCTCGTCGGGCTGGCGTTCGCGCTCCCCGAGGGCGGGCTCTTCGGAGGGATCTTCATTTCCTGGATCGTGCCGACCGCCCTGGCCCTGATCCCCATCAACTGGTTCATCTTCACGGTCGTCATCCCCAGGCACGTCAGGGAGACCGAGGAATCCGCCGCGAACCCGCCCCCGCTCCGCGAGGTCGGCCGCTTCCTGGCCGGAGACTTCCCCGGCACGCTCTCCGTCCTGCTGATCGTCTATCTGGTCCCGGTCATGGTCGCCGCCTGGCTCAACGACCCGGCGATGTTCGGCTACTTCTCGATAGCCCACACGCTGGGCTGCATGATCGAACTACTGGCGGCGAACATGGCGGTCTCGCTGACCGTGGAGGGTTCCTTCAACGCGGCCCGGCTGGCGCAGAGCGTGCGCAACGCGCTCCGCCGCACCTTCCTGATCGTCGGGCCGATCATCGCGGTGGTCGTCGCCGCCGCCCCGCTGATCCTGAACGTCTTCGGCCCGGAGCTCTCCAGGGAGGGCACGCCGCTGCTCCGCCTGATGGCGCTGGCCGTACTGCCGGGCACGCTGATCGAGATCTATCTCAGCATGCTGCGGGCGCAGAGCAGGGCCAGGAGACTGGCGGTCGTCCAGATCGGGATGGCGATGCTGGTGCTCGCCTCCGTCGCTGCGATCTTCCCCTCCACGGGCATCGTCGGGGTGGGGTACGGGATGCTCGCCAGCCAGCTCCTGATCGCGCTCATCATCCTCCCCGGCCTGCGCAGAGTGATCAAAGCCGGCAGGCCCCCGCAGACCTCCGTCGCGTAG
- a CDS encoding M20/M25/M40 family metallo-hydrolase yields the protein MNEVAQICSDLIRFDTTNPGSGERPAAEYVAGLLAETGVEPVVFESARHRTNVVARIPGDSDEALLMHGHLDVVPAEASDWRIHPFSGEIEDGCVWGRGAVDMKGTLSMTLALVRDWARRGIRPKRDIVLAFLADEEVSGEYGAKYAVERHRDLFDGCTEAISESGGYSVEVTPDARIYPVAVGERGTAWMKLTAHGVAGHGSRPPADNAVAELCHALSRVASYRWPVRLTPGVAALVESLADILGESIDADRLEKEAERLGRIGRLFEAQIRNSANPTMLTAGYKVNVVPGSATAYVDGRFLPGYREEFLETIDRLLGPKVTREFVSFGDAPSAPLDSPFFEQLRSALVAEDPAARPVPYVMSGGTDAKSFDELGIKGYGFAPLMLTPDLDYYGMFHGVDERVPVEGLEFGVRVLDRLLAA from the coding sequence ATGAACGAGGTCGCACAGATCTGCTCGGACCTGATCAGGTTCGACACCACCAATCCGGGCTCCGGCGAGCGCCCGGCGGCCGAGTACGTCGCCGGGCTGCTGGCGGAGACCGGTGTCGAACCGGTCGTGTTCGAGTCGGCCAGGCACCGTACCAACGTGGTCGCCAGGATCCCGGGCGACTCGGACGAGGCCCTGCTGATGCACGGCCATCTCGACGTGGTCCCCGCCGAGGCCTCCGACTGGCGGATCCACCCGTTCTCCGGGGAGATCGAGGACGGCTGCGTCTGGGGCCGGGGCGCGGTCGACATGAAGGGCACCCTCTCCATGACGCTCGCCCTGGTCCGCGACTGGGCCCGGCGCGGGATCCGGCCGAAACGGGACATCGTGCTGGCGTTCCTCGCCGACGAGGAGGTCTCCGGCGAGTACGGCGCGAAGTACGCGGTGGAGCGTCACCGCGACCTGTTCGACGGCTGCACCGAGGCCATCAGCGAGTCCGGCGGCTACAGCGTCGAGGTGACGCCGGACGCGCGGATCTACCCGGTCGCGGTCGGCGAGCGCGGCACCGCCTGGATGAAGCTCACCGCCCACGGCGTCGCCGGTCACGGCTCCCGTCCGCCGGCGGACAACGCCGTGGCCGAGCTCTGCCACGCCCTGTCCAGGGTCGCCTCCTACCGGTGGCCGGTACGGCTGACGCCCGGGGTGGCCGCCCTGGTCGAGAGCCTGGCCGACATCCTCGGCGAGAGCATCGACGCCGACCGCCTGGAGAAGGAGGCCGAACGGCTCGGCCGGATCGGCAGGCTGTTCGAGGCGCAGATCCGCAACTCGGCGAACCCGACGATGCTGACGGCGGGCTACAAGGTCAACGTGGTCCCCGGCTCGGCCACGGCGTACGTCGACGGGCGGTTCCTGCCCGGATACCGCGAGGAGTTCCTGGAGACCATCGACCGCCTGCTCGGCCCGAAGGTCACCCGGGAGTTCGTCAGCTTCGGCGACGCCCCGTCCGCGCCGCTGGACTCGCCGTTCTTCGAGCAGCTCCGCTCCGCCCTCGTCGCCGAGGACCCGGCCGCGCGGCCGGTGCCGTACGTGATGTCCGGCGGCACGGACGCGAAGTCCTTCGACGAGCTCGGCATCAAGGGCTACGGCTTCGCCCCGCTGATGCTCACCCCGGACCTGGACTACTACGGCATGTTCCACGGCGTGGACGAGCGCGTCCCCGTCGAGGGCCTGGAGTTCGGCGTGCGCGTCCTGGACCGTCTTCTCGCCGCCTGA
- a CDS encoding prolyl oligopeptidase family serine peptidase: MLNDSPIRPVDVARVDDRPLWVEIIGEEVWWDEPRPHEGGRRCVVRCGPDGVPRDAIPAGWNSRNRLIEYGGRSWRPLPDGRIVFTNWSDQRVYLYGEPPGPASGDGTDHAEGAGPVALTDDGARYGDLYLPPGRDEVWAVREVHPAPAEPGSRVTPRRDLVAVPLDGGPVRVIAAAQHFLTNPRISPGGTHIAWIGWDHPAMPWDGTELCVAPLDENGSAGPYRVVAGGPDESVIQAEWRDDGALYALTDPDGWWNLHLIPLDGSPARNLAPIREDCGDALWRLGSTWFALAGERIVIVHGTPDHRRLGVLDPAGGEIVDLDTPATYWNPALSASGDRVAGVAASPYTPFEVVVADLRTGAHTVLSAKKDLPARDALPVPEAATFDGVHAHLYPPRGATGPAPYVIFVHGGPTSAAPMVLDLEIAYFTSRGIGVAEVNYGGSTGYGRAYRERLRHQWGVVDVRDCETVARGLIAAGRALPSMVAIRGGSAGGWTSLAALVHSEVFRGAVANYAITDPEGWARETHDFESRYLDGLIGPLPETRQRYLDRSPTLHADRASGPALLMHGLEDAIVDPVQAERFAAALERGGTPWAYLTFPGEQHGWRREETIVAALEAELAFYGLIFGFPTPEVPPLTLRGR; the protein is encoded by the coding sequence ATGCTCAACGACTCTCCCATCCGTCCCGTCGATGTGGCCAGGGTGGACGACCGCCCGCTCTGGGTCGAGATCATCGGGGAGGAGGTGTGGTGGGACGAGCCTCGTCCGCACGAGGGCGGGCGCAGGTGCGTGGTCCGGTGCGGACCGGACGGCGTGCCGCGCGACGCGATCCCCGCCGGCTGGAACTCCCGCAACCGTCTCATCGAGTACGGCGGGCGCTCCTGGCGGCCGCTGCCGGACGGCCGGATCGTGTTCACCAACTGGTCCGACCAGCGCGTGTACCTGTACGGCGAGCCCCCCGGCCCGGCGTCCGGCGACGGAACGGACCACGCGGAAGGGGCCGGGCCGGTCGCCCTCACCGATGACGGGGCCCGCTACGGCGACCTGTACCTGCCACCCGGCCGCGACGAGGTCTGGGCCGTCCGCGAGGTCCACCCCGCCCCGGCCGAACCCGGCTCCCGCGTCACCCCCCGCCGCGACCTGGTGGCCGTGCCGCTGGACGGCGGGCCGGTCCGGGTCATCGCCGCCGCCCAGCACTTCCTGACGAACCCTCGGATCTCCCCCGGCGGGACGCACATCGCCTGGATCGGCTGGGACCACCCGGCCATGCCCTGGGACGGCACCGAGCTGTGCGTCGCCCCTCTGGACGAGAACGGCTCCGCCGGGCCGTACCGGGTCGTCGCCGGCGGCCCCGACGAGTCGGTGATCCAGGCCGAGTGGCGCGACGACGGCGCCCTCTACGCCCTCACCGACCCGGACGGCTGGTGGAACCTGCACCTGATCCCCCTCGACGGCTCCCCCGCCCGCAACCTGGCCCCGATCAGGGAAGACTGCGGCGACGCCCTCTGGCGGCTCGGCAGCACCTGGTTCGCGCTCGCGGGAGAGCGGATCGTCATCGTGCACGGCACCCCTGACCACCGCCGGCTCGGCGTGCTCGACCCGGCCGGCGGCGAGATCGTCGATCTCGACACCCCAGCCACCTACTGGAACCCCGCGCTCTCCGCCTCCGGCGATCGGGTGGCGGGCGTGGCGGCCTCGCCGTACACCCCGTTCGAGGTCGTGGTGGCGGACCTGCGGACCGGAGCGCACACCGTGCTGTCGGCGAAGAAGGACCTGCCGGCCCGCGACGCGCTGCCCGTGCCCGAGGCGGCGACCTTCGACGGCGTGCACGCCCACCTCTATCCGCCGCGCGGCGCCACCGGCCCGGCCCCCTACGTGATTTTCGTGCACGGCGGGCCGACCAGCGCCGCCCCGATGGTCCTCGACCTGGAGATCGCCTACTTCACCAGCCGGGGCATCGGCGTGGCCGAGGTGAACTACGGCGGCTCCACCGGATACGGCCGCGCCTACCGGGAGCGGCTGCGGCACCAGTGGGGGGTGGTGGACGTGCGCGACTGCGAGACGGTGGCGCGCGGGCTGATCGCCGCCGGGCGGGCGCTCCCCTCCATGGTCGCGATCAGGGGCGGCAGCGCGGGCGGCTGGACGTCACTGGCCGCGCTGGTGCACAGCGAGGTGTTCCGCGGCGCGGTGGCCAACTACGCGATCACCGACCCGGAGGGATGGGCGCGGGAGACCCACGACTTCGAGTCGCGCTATCTCGACGGCCTGATCGGCCCGCTCCCGGAGACCCGGCAGCGCTACCTGGATCGTTCCCCCACCCTGCACGCCGATCGCGCGTCCGGGCCCGCGCTGCTCATGCACGGGCTGGAGGACGCGATCGTCGATCCGGTCCAGGCGGAACGGTTCGCCGCCGCGCTGGAGCGCGGAGGCACGCCGTGGGCGTATCTGACCTTCCCCGGCGAGCAGCACGGCTGGCGCCGGGAGGAGACCATCGTGGCCGCGCTCGAAGCCGAACTGGCCTTCTACGGTCTGATCTTCGGTTTCCCGACGCCCGAGGTGCCGCCCCTGACCCTGCGCGGACGGTGA
- a CDS encoding C39 family peptidase — protein MVTLSPAQLSPVVLHRWTSVDPCESGLADYRDPFGGAARTWEYTRWTGEERAIGFNATELVPSWTASTPPGTWLEVGLQARTASGTLTKWYVMGRWAESGADVHRTSLPGQGDSDGDVAVDTYVAAGSVTAYRLRFTLYGSGAKVHGAGVMASAVPSRATVPVSPSGENGGVELDVPRRSQRVHAGHFPEWDGGGDNWCSPASMTMVLGYWKRGPRQEDLSWVTPGDPCPAVDHAARDMYDHGYQGTGNWPFGVAYAGRYGLEGFVTRLRSLAELERLVHAGIPVLTSQSFREHELPGSGYSTGGHIMVVVGFTASGDVIANDPAAPDDRSVRRIYPRAAFENVWLRSSGSGGIVHIVHPSDISLPPSNGNW, from the coding sequence GTGGTCACCCTGTCGCCTGCCCAGCTGAGCCCCGTCGTCCTCCACCGGTGGACGAGCGTGGACCCGTGCGAGAGCGGGCTGGCCGACTATCGCGATCCGTTCGGCGGCGCCGCCAGGACCTGGGAGTACACCCGCTGGACCGGCGAGGAACGCGCCATCGGGTTCAACGCCACCGAGCTGGTGCCGTCCTGGACGGCGAGCACCCCTCCGGGGACGTGGCTGGAGGTCGGGCTCCAGGCCCGCACCGCCTCCGGCACCCTCACCAAGTGGTACGTGATGGGCCGCTGGGCCGAGAGCGGCGCCGACGTCCACCGGACGTCCCTGCCCGGTCAGGGCGACTCCGACGGCGACGTCGCGGTGGACACCTACGTGGCCGCCGGATCCGTCACGGCCTACCGGCTCAGGTTCACGCTGTACGGCTCGGGGGCGAAGGTGCACGGGGCCGGGGTGATGGCCTCGGCGGTTCCCTCCCGGGCGACGGTGCCGGTGAGCCCGTCCGGGGAGAACGGGGGCGTCGAGCTGGACGTGCCGCGCCGTTCGCAGAGGGTCCACGCGGGGCACTTCCCCGAGTGGGACGGCGGCGGGGACAACTGGTGCAGTCCCGCCTCGATGACCATGGTGCTCGGCTACTGGAAGCGCGGGCCGCGGCAGGAGGACCTGTCGTGGGTCACGCCCGGCGACCCGTGCCCGGCCGTGGACCACGCCGCCAGGGACATGTACGACCACGGCTATCAGGGCACCGGCAACTGGCCGTTCGGCGTCGCCTACGCCGGCCGGTACGGCCTGGAGGGGTTCGTCACCCGGCTGCGCTCGCTCGCCGAGCTGGAGCGCCTCGTCCACGCCGGGATCCCGGTGCTCACCTCGCAGTCGTTCCGGGAGCACGAGCTGCCCGGTTCGGGATACTCCACCGGCGGCCACATCATGGTCGTCGTCGGTTTCACCGCGAGCGGTGACGTCATCGCCAACGATCCCGCGGCGCCGGACGACCGCTCGGTACGCCGGATCTACCCGCGGGCCGCGTTCGAGAACGTCTGGCTCCGCAGTTCCGGCAGCGGGGGGATCGTGCACATCGTCCACCCGTCCGACATTTCCCTGCCCCCTTCCAACGGCAACTGGTGA
- a CDS encoding histone-like nucleoid-structuring protein Lsr2: MARQQVVTFTDDITGKKADETVSFGLDGTTYEIDLSTKNATKLREAIQPFQSAARKAGTPLTRKGRAKSSAGNRERSAEIRAWAKAHGIEVSERGRIGGKVAEAFAAGDPSMAKTSGKKASEASAGK, from the coding sequence ATGGCACGTCAGCAAGTCGTCACGTTCACCGACGACATCACAGGGAAGAAGGCGGATGAGACCGTCTCGTTCGGCCTGGACGGCACCACCTACGAGATCGACCTGAGCACGAAGAACGCCACGAAGCTTCGGGAGGCCATCCAGCCCTTCCAGTCGGCGGCACGCAAGGCAGGCACCCCCCTGACCCGTAAGGGCCGGGCGAAGAGCTCCGCAGGCAACCGCGAACGAAGCGCCGAGATCCGAGCGTGGGCCAAGGCACACGGGATCGAGGTGAGCGAGCGCGGGCGCATCGGTGGAAAGGTCGCCGAGGCGTTCGCCGCCGGCGATCCCAGCATGGCCAAGACCTCGGGGAAGAAAGCGTCGGAGGCCTCGGCCGGCAAGTGA
- a CDS encoding HD domain-containing protein, protein MTFTLDDAHRLADRAHEGQTDKAGLAYIHHPAAVSRALEPHGLQAQIAGMLHDVVEDTGTTPEDLLAAGVEPYTVEAIMAVTRQEGETYDDFVRRAAAHPLGRVVKRADIGHNTSEARLVVLDPVKAASLRRKYENALRILDESESESESESESESESESESESESESESEAR, encoded by the coding sequence ATGACCTTCACCCTTGACGACGCCCATCGCCTGGCGGATCGCGCCCACGAGGGGCAGACGGACAAAGCCGGGCTGGCCTACATCCACCATCCCGCGGCGGTCTCCAGGGCGCTTGAGCCCCACGGCCTGCAGGCGCAGATCGCCGGGATGCTCCACGACGTCGTCGAGGACACCGGGACGACGCCCGAGGATCTGCTGGCCGCCGGGGTCGAGCCGTACACGGTGGAAGCGATCATGGCCGTCACCCGGCAGGAGGGCGAGACCTACGACGACTTCGTCCGGCGTGCCGCGGCCCACCCCCTGGGCCGGGTCGTCAAGCGCGCCGACATCGGCCACAACACCAGCGAGGCACGGCTGGTGGTACTCGATCCGGTGAAGGCCGCCTCGCTCAGGCGCAAATACGAGAACGCGCTGAGAATCCTCGACGAGTCCGAGTCCGAGTCCGAGTCCGAGTCCGAGTCCGAGTCCGAGTCCGAGTCCGAGTCCGAGTCCGAGTCCGAGTCCGAGTCCGAGGCTCGTTAG